Proteins co-encoded in one Prescottella sp. R16 genomic window:
- the trpB gene encoding tryptophan synthase subunit beta, giving the protein MSSRNDALVSKGGSLPTASAGLTERSGHDPDPGGHWGIFGGRHVPEALMAVIEEVTAEYDKARTDESFLHELDRLQRDYTGRPSPVFEATRLREHAGGARILLKREDLNHTGSHKINNVLGQVLLAKRMGKTRIIAETGAGQHGVATATACALLGLECIVYMGAVDTARQALNVARMRLLGATVVSVDTGSATLKDAINEALRDWVTNADRTYYCFGTAAGPHPFPMLVRDFQRVVGLEARAQVQDMTGRLPDAVVACVGGGSNAIGIFHAFLDDPSVKLVGYEAAGDGVETGRHAATFTGGSHGAFQGAFSYLLQDEDGQTIESHSISAGLDYPGVGPEHAYLKETGRASYEPITDTEAMDALLLLSRTEGIIPAVESAHAVAGALKLGRELGDGAIIVVSLSGRGDKDMDTAAKWFGLFDEEGTSK; this is encoded by the coding sequence GTGAGTTCACGCAACGACGCCCTCGTCTCGAAGGGTGGGAGCCTGCCCACCGCCAGCGCCGGTCTGACCGAGCGTTCCGGTCACGACCCCGATCCCGGTGGCCATTGGGGCATCTTCGGTGGGCGGCACGTCCCCGAGGCGCTCATGGCGGTCATCGAGGAGGTCACCGCCGAGTACGACAAGGCGCGCACGGACGAGTCGTTCCTGCACGAACTCGACCGGCTGCAGCGGGACTACACCGGACGCCCGTCGCCGGTGTTCGAGGCGACGCGACTGCGTGAGCACGCGGGCGGCGCCCGGATCCTGCTCAAGCGGGAAGACTTGAACCACACCGGGTCTCACAAGATCAACAATGTGCTGGGGCAGGTGCTGCTCGCCAAGCGGATGGGCAAGACCCGCATCATCGCCGAGACCGGTGCCGGTCAGCACGGTGTCGCGACGGCGACCGCATGTGCGCTGCTCGGCCTCGAATGCATCGTCTACATGGGTGCCGTCGACACCGCGCGGCAGGCTCTCAACGTTGCACGCATGCGGCTGCTCGGGGCGACGGTCGTGTCCGTCGACACCGGCTCGGCCACCCTCAAGGACGCGATCAACGAGGCGCTGCGCGACTGGGTCACCAACGCCGATCGCACCTACTACTGCTTCGGCACCGCGGCGGGACCGCATCCGTTCCCGATGCTCGTCCGCGACTTCCAGCGCGTCGTGGGTCTCGAGGCACGCGCCCAGGTGCAGGACATGACCGGACGCCTGCCCGACGCCGTCGTCGCGTGCGTGGGCGGTGGCTCCAACGCGATCGGCATCTTCCACGCGTTCCTCGACGATCCGTCGGTCAAGCTGGTCGGCTACGAGGCCGCGGGCGACGGCGTCGAAACCGGTCGGCACGCAGCGACGTTCACGGGCGGAAGCCACGGCGCGTTCCAGGGCGCGTTCTCGTACCTGCTGCAGGACGAGGACGGCCAGACCATCGAGTCGCATTCGATCTCGGCGGGCCTGGACTATCCGGGGGTCGGCCCCGAGCACGCGTACCTCAAGGAGACCGGGCGGGCGTCGTACGAGCCGATCACCGACACCGAGGCGATGGACGCACTGCTGCTGCTGTCACGCACCGAGGGCATCATCCCGGCCGTCGAGTCCGCACACGCCGTCGCCGGCGCGCTGAAGCTGGGCCGCGAACTCGGCGACGGCGCGATCATCGTCGTGAGCCTGTCGGGGCGCGGCGACAAGGACATGGACACGGCGGCCAAGTGGTTCGGCCTGTTCGACGAGGAAGGTACATCCAAGTGA
- the trpA gene encoding tryptophan synthase subunit alpha, with protein MSQRVSRLAPTFAQCREEKRAALVGYLPAGYPDVPTSIDMFKTMVDAGCDIIEVGVAYSDPVMDGPTIQTAAETALANGVRLRDVFTVVEQIASVGGNAVVMTYWNPVLKYGVDKFSRDLASAGGLGMITPNLIPEEAGDWMAASEEHHLDRIFLVAPSSTEERLAMTLEASSGFIYAASTMGVTGARDAVSNMAPELVARVRAHSDIPVGVGLGVRSGAQAAEIASYADAVIVGSAIVSAVEQGAGAVRTLTEELAKGVRSATVAS; from the coding sequence GTGAGCCAACGAGTTTCGCGCCTGGCGCCGACGTTCGCGCAGTGCCGGGAGGAGAAGCGTGCCGCCCTCGTGGGATACCTGCCCGCCGGCTACCCGGACGTGCCGACGTCGATCGACATGTTCAAGACGATGGTCGACGCGGGCTGCGACATCATCGAGGTCGGGGTCGCGTACTCCGATCCGGTGATGGACGGCCCCACCATCCAGACGGCCGCGGAAACCGCACTGGCCAACGGAGTTCGGCTGCGGGACGTGTTCACCGTCGTCGAGCAGATCGCGTCCGTCGGCGGCAACGCCGTCGTCATGACGTACTGGAATCCGGTCCTCAAGTACGGCGTCGACAAGTTCTCCCGGGATCTGGCGTCCGCCGGTGGCCTCGGCATGATCACGCCGAACCTCATCCCGGAGGAGGCCGGTGACTGGATGGCCGCGTCCGAGGAACACCACCTGGATCGGATCTTCCTGGTCGCCCCGTCGTCGACCGAGGAGCGTCTCGCGATGACACTCGAGGCCAGCAGCGGATTCATCTACGCCGCATCGACGATGGGTGTCACCGGCGCCCGCGATGCGGTGTCGAACATGGCCCCCGAACTGGTGGCGCGGGTGCGGGCACACTCCGACATTCCGGTCGGCGTCGGGCTCGGTGTGCGCTCGGGTGCACAGGCCGCGGAGATCGCGTCGTACGCGGACGCCGTCATCGTCGGCTCGGCGATCGTCTCGGCCGTCGAGCAGGGGGCGGGTGCGGTGCGCACGCTCACCGAGGAACTCGCGAAGGGTGTGCGCTCGGCTACCGTGGCCTCGTGA